TATCTTCATGCCTCTTGGGCATCTATCTATCTGGAAGTACAGTTGCTGGGTCAAATGTTTAACCAGAGAtgttttaaccttttgaggaactgccacactGTTTTCAAAGCAGTTGCACCACCCATTGTGTATGaagattccaatttctctacatcacCATCTTAATTATTATCTCATTACAGTGTGAAgggacatctcactgtggttttgatttccatttctgagatggctaatgatgttgagcatcctgTTTTGGGCCTATTGGCCACTTCCGTATTTTTgagcccattttaaaaattgaggttgTTTTTTTAGAGTACcccattcccattttaaaaaccatcatCCCTTACCTTTTCAGGACTATTCATGAGGCAGATCTCACGCAGGCTGTGCTTACTACATCCCCATTAACTGAATGGCCCTCAACCCAGCCTAAAAAAAATGACTCATCAGAGTACTGGTCAGTCCTGAGCTAGCTTCCTGCCTGCAGATGGCAATGCTAAACCCCACACACCGAGTACTACTTAGATGCCCAACATAAGTGAAAGCAAAGCATGAGAACACTACAGAAATCCCCAAAGTCAGGAAGGTGACCGACTCTTACACTGTCCTTTAGAACACAGAGGACCTTGCAGGCATCTACTAACTAGTACAGCTGCTGTAACTATTTACCTGAGTCCAGATGATTACTTTTGCTATTAATTTCTCACAGAAAAACATACTACTAGAATATGACCACAAATGTTTTGTATGGTTTATAGAAGTAACTAAGATAAAGGGATATTTGTCtaaaattaacacagaaacaaAAGGAGCCCAGTGACCTCCTAATCTTGGTAACTTCAAGTTAGGCACCTGAATAGTGTCACAATGTACACGCTAGAAATTTATTGAGAATGTGTTTGAGCCTGGAGTAAATTTTAGAACCAAGTCCTAATCAATTCCATGCTTCTACTAATGAAgactttaaagtaaaatattaagatTACTTTAATGAGATTAATCATGTAAAGCTAGTACTTCATTCCTaacattttcctaaaaataaCTAAGGtggtaatatatataaatgtcatGTGGGAAAAGTTCCTGTTGTGCCAATACTAATACCAATACTAACTGATACTAACTGCTGATCCTTGGAAAACTGCTGGTGGTAGATTATTTCTAATCACTTTCTCAGAATCCGACCTTCTGATTAAGTAATCAGACTCTTGAACTGAAGCATTGTTTCCCTATGTCAGATCTTCAGATAATGTCCTTACATACATGCACACTATTCACTCTTTATTGTTAAatctacattttcatattattctaCGAAAGTTGGACTTCTACATTACTGAAACATCTAACATGCCATCAGGAAGCATAAGCACTTGTTTCCAACGACAAGTCAGAAGTCACTTTCACCTCAACGACTGAGAACCAAAACTTCCACATTTAAGAAAGTTTCATCTGAGACTTCTGGTTTCTGGTTTGGCATGTCAGGAAAAAGCTTGGAAGTTGCCACTCTGTCCTAACAAGAAGTAGAAAAAAGCCAAACTGAAAAATCCACTATTCTTAGGTCCATAAGAGAAATGTCATAGGTTGGCAAACCAGTGCCCCAAAACTGAACAGACCAACACCCGAATACAGAGAATTACAACTCAAAGGAACAGAAACCTCTGCAGTGAGCAGTGCCAGGGTAGGGAAACCTGAACCGGTAACTTTGTGTTACTCCCTCATCTCCACCAGCTTCTCAGTCAATACTGGAGAAAAAAATCCCCTCATGCTTCTGGCAGCGGGAGGGGAAAAGGAATGATTTGGAAACATGCCAGAGCACTCTTAGCAAGTCTGTCCACAAGAGAAACTGACCAGAACCTAACTTACAGGGTAGTTTGACCAGAGCCTAACTGACCAGGGGGAGGGGAAACACCCAGCTCTATGCTAGCCATCCTGTCCCATCCCACCTACCAGGGACGAAAAACAAATTGAGAAGCACATGTGAAGTTCACAGTCCAGTTCACTAAAAGAGTGAAACCTATTCACAGGACTACCGAACAGTTCCCCTACCCCCACATCTCACCATGCATGACGTTACTGAAGACCTGTTCACAGCAGTTCCTTTTATCTAGTACATCATGTCCAGTCACCAAGAACAATTACAAGATAcactaaaaggcaaaaaacagtACAATGAGGCAGCCAGCATCAGAAGCAGACTTGGACAGAATTATCAGACCaggtatttaaaatatctatagTATGTTATGGGCTCTAAAAGATAAAGCAGACAATATGCCAGAACAGATGGGCAGTGTCAGCGGAGATGGAAATCCTAAGATCAAAAGGAAATACTGGAGATCAAAAACACTGTAACCAATGAAGAATACCTTTGGTGGGCTTATTAATAAGACTTGACATGACTATTGAAACAATCTCTGAATTTGAGGATATCTCCACAGACACCTCCAAAACTGAAAAGctaagggggtggggggaaaagaCTGCAAAATACCCAAACAGAACATCTAAGAAGCGTGGGAACGCTACAAAAGGTGTAACATACACATGAGAACACCAGAAGAGGaacagaaatatttgaaacaattacTTAAGAATTTCCAGTTAATGTCAAAGACACCAAATCACACATTCAAGAAACTCAGAAAATATCAAGCAGGATAACTGCAAAAAAACCTTACACCCATGCTTGTCATTTTCAAAccacagaaaggaaaagatgaaaaaaaaatcctgaaagaagccaCAGGAAGTGAATGCCTATTGAGGAACAAGGGTAAGAACTGCATCTGATTTCTCAGAAACCATACAAGTGGAGTAGGAAGAGATAgggtaataaaatatttaaatgttgagAAAAACCCCCACCTACCTGGAATTCTATACCCTGCAGTTCAAAAGCAAAGGAGAAACACTCTCAAACTGAAATGGATGGTATTTGTTGCTAGTAGACCTgtccttgcaagaaatgttaaaaggagtTCTTTATAGAGAGGGAAAATGATACAACTCAGAAATGTGATCTACATATGGAAAAGACCAGCATCAAAGAAATAAGTGACAGTATAAAACTTTTTCTTAAGCTAACTGGTAACAGTTTATTCAGAAGAAGTTGTATTTGACTATGTATGCTTATACATATTCATATTTGTGTGTAAGTGAAATGAACCAGTGCAATGATACAAGGCAATGGAGAATTGGGGTTTTGTTAGTTAGTGTAAGGTACACTACCCGTGGAAGGGTACAGTGTTACTTAAAAGTGGACTTGGACCTGGCCTGGACAAGTCAGACTCTGGGAGCCATTCTGGTTCCTGTCCTTCCTGAAGCCTGCTTCTCTAGCTCTTCCCTCTATTCTGGGAGCCACCCCACTCTTTGGCCTAAGAGCTAGTTTCTGCTCCTTGCAACCAAAGAGCCTAATAGAGCTCTTTCCATGCttcatggaaaacagtttgggaaCATGTTTATTGTTAGTCCAATTCTTAGTAACCATaagcattgtttttttcttctgctttcctttcttaGAGGGGTGGCTTCTGTAGACATAAAAGGCTATGTGTTACTTtggttttttaagaaaactgtatttgctaacaataacaaccaaaaaaaagTGGATTTGGAttagttatatgtatatatagcaaaCACTACAGACAACCactaaagtaaaaaaagaaatactactgATTTGCTAAGAGAAAACAATCATATATAATGATCAATTAAAGCCACAAGGCAGGAaaaaagtggaagagaaagaacaaaggcaaTGAGAAAAGCTACAAATATGGCAGGTAATAATCCAGCTATGTCAATCACCACTTTAAGCATCAATGGTGTAAATGCACCAGTTAATTTTGACATTGTCAGATggatcaaaaaacaagacccaactaaaAGCTGTCTATAAGCCCacttttaatgtaaatataaaaacatagattaaaagtaaacAGACATCAAAAGAACAAGTCATAACCAAGATGTCCAGTAGATAAGCAGATAAACCATGGTacatgagctatcaagccatgaaaagacatggaggaaccttaaatgcatattttaagtaaaagaagctaATCCAAAAAGCTACATCTtctatgattccaactatgtaacattctggaaaaggcaaaaccatgggAGCAGTGGAATGAATGATCAGTGCTTGTCTTGGGTTGGGGGTTGAGGGAagagatgaataggtggagcacagaggattttatacagcagtgaaaatactctacatgatactataatggtagaCTTAAGGCACTAAATATTTGCCCAAACCCACATGTACTCTAGTTGTGAGTACTCTAATGTTAACTATGGATTTTGGGTGATGTGTCAATGCAGGTTCATTGATGTAACAAATGGAACCACTCTGGTAGTGGGTATTAACAGTGGGGGAGGCCATTCATGTGTGGGAGcagggagtatatgggaaatctctgtatcttaatttttctgtacCTGGAACttgcctaaaaaaattaaaatcttacgAAGAAATAAAAGTAGACTGATGGAGAAAGATACACCATGCTAACACCAATCAACAGAAAGCAGAATTAGCTGTAGTTATTTCAGATCAAGTACTTTTAAAACAAGGGAAGTTAGGAGAGATAAAGAAGGGGCATTTCATAAAGAGGGAAGTGCCAGTTATCTAAGACATACCAATTATTAATATGTATGCAGCTAACAAAAGAGCACCAACCTATGTGAGATGAGGCAAAAATGACAGAATCCCAAGGAGAACTATATGAATCCACTGTATTTGGGGACTTCAACACTGCCATGCCCCAGAATGGGCTGATGCAACAGGtaggaagaaaatcagaaatgacgTATTTGAAATGAACATCACCAAACAACAATCAATTCGACCTGACATCTATAGGatacttcatccaaaagcagcacaatccacattcttctcaagctcacacTAGCATTCACCCAGACAGAtcacattctgggccataaaatacccttaacaaatttaaaagaagagaaatcatacagtgtttgttcTCAGCCTACAACAGGAATTATACAAGAAATCAAAACCAGAAAGAGCTGGAAAGTCCCCTAACACAatgattaaacaacacacttcttaAATATATGAGTCAAATAAGTTATCTTAGAGAAGTGTTAAAGTATTCtgaaccaaatgaaaataaaaacacaactgaGCAAATTTTGTGGAATGCAGTGGAAGAACTGCAtatagggaaatttatagcagAAGAATGCTATAAATTCTTTATGGCTAGAGAAGATCTAAAGCCAACCAATTTAAGCTTCCACATCCAGAAACTAGAAAGAGAGCTTATTAAAtctaaagcaagcagaagaaatgataaacagagcagaaatgaatgaaactgaaaacagaaaatcaatttgAGAAAATATCAACtgaaccaaaagttggttctttgagaagataaaattgGTAAGCCTCAAACCAGACTACAAAAGATACAAATAACTAATACCAGAATGAAAGAAGGGACATCCTACAAATACCATGGACTTTAAAAGAAAGTTCCACCCTGGCAAATGAAATTTGCCTGAAAAAGCAACTACTACTACATACAAGGTAATTCTGTACACATGCTTAAGAAAACTTATGTCTCAGTAAATGAGACACTGATACTctgaaaaatgaacacatttcacttgttttattttcaagaatatatatatataagggtagggagaaaaaaacccatgGCAACAGAAATATTTAACAAAGTATCAAGACATTACAACAGAAAAATAACTGTATTAGACAAGACAATGGGGAGTACCAGAGaccaaaaaacaaaccaaaaacaaaaacccagcttATTGGacaaagggacagaaaacagGTAACAGTTCTATCTTCAACTCTGACGCTTTAAAGGAACCACAATTCTTCCCCTATGAACATACTTAACAATTATTTGACAGAATACTTTTTTAATCCAGGGATATAATCAACTGTCCTGTACAATAGGAGAGGTCACAGAGACCTCTTATTGACCAACACTAAGTTTACATTTGTGTGAATAGTAAGCATACACCTGACAGTGTTCATAAGTCACATGAGTATTGAAGATGTCACTACATTAGAACGGTGAGAGTGACTCTGTAAATTTGCACTGCTTGCAAAAAAGGttaaaacacagggaaaaagcATTATAGTGGTTATCTCTCAATCTATAGTTTTTCCCAAAGAATGTCacttcaatttgaaaaaaatggaaaccctttattaaaaacaaaacgatgaaacaattagaaataaataaaaagtagtttcttggggttaaaaaaaaaccaagttGCCAAGTTAATactttctttacaaaaaaaaaaagcaatcctgCAAATCTTTTTTTAACCCATTTAGTGAAAATTAGGCAATTTCAGTTGCATAACAGTCACTTCCAATAATGGCAGTAGAGTTGCTTTACATCACAAGATTATATGGGTCCTCTTTATTCCCTTTTCAGAGTCCATGAAAGCATCTTTGACTtggtttggttttaaaaataatacagtggTAATTGAACTATGATCCTAACACTGAACCTACTGAAGTTTATTATCCCCTAGTTTAACCTCATAAAACTACACACACTAAAAACCCTATTTTACTTTTATCCAAGAGATGATACCTTTCTTATTTGGGGAAGAAGGGAGCATTCATAGCAGAATAGGAAAATTGCACTTACACCAAATGACACAAGTTAAACACACACTATCCCAGTAACTTCTCTGTTAATTATCAACTACTGAATTCCAATTTAAActcatagttttgtttttataattcaaaaatacacattGTTAGAAGAATGTAtttggttttgaaaataaaatttcaatctaCAAATGTATCTGAATCTATACAagctcagaatttttaaaaaggtttataaaagatataaaacattATAGACAAAAACTAAGTTACTCATAAGGTTATCAAGTTGAGTCCTTAACTTAATAGTTGTAGTTAATGAGGTATATACCTTTATTACCTAGTAACAAACAACCAGTTACACAGGGCTTTACGTGGAAGCTCTGAAATTTGTGAAGCTAAGAAGAAAAGTGCCTGCGAACTCTGTTCTATGCAGAAGAAGAGCCATCACTCTCTAAGTCGTGTATTCTGCTATGCAAACAGCacttgaatttgtttttaataacattAGCTGTGAAATACACATTAGGTATACATGCTTTCTGGGCAGTTCATTTTATTACAGCTTTTCATTCAGCATCTGAGTTTAGAAATGTGCAGGgccaaaatagtattttattgtatcaaagaaaactaaatttttGAAGTATCTCCCCATTCTGTTACACACATGATAACAACCCATACTTTATTTTCCAATTTAGACAATTAGTAAACTCACTGGGATCTATGTTATTGTTCACAGTATGTAAAATATGCAAGTCAACTTTGCTAAATAAGAAAATCCATTTCAAACACCTTCAAGACTCAAAGAGAACACACacaattacatattttatcattttattaggAATAATTCCAAATGGGTTATGAAGAAAACTTACTGAGTTTGATGAGTTTTCCAAAAACTCTTAATGAAGATATGTCCACCAATAAACAACAAAACAGCAGAACTATCATATACTGGGGGCAAAGAGTCAGGCTGATACCAAAAGCAACATGCAACATAAAAAAAGATACAATATAAAGGAAGACAATCTGCTGGGTATTAAAAATCACCTCAATATTAACTCTTTGCAACCAGCACAGAACTACTTCGCTATCAAACCCAAACCACACCAAGGTAAACCTGGCTTCACTGATGGGGGAAAAAGTAAGTTCCTCAGTGCAAGAGATCTTGATAGTGTTTTGGAGCATTTCCCTGGCTGGTACAAGCAGTATTAGAAAATCTTTTTtggcaaggggaaaaaataaatacaaatggaatgctacatttttttaaatcagcagaCTGTCCCAGGAATGATAAAGGTATCAGTAAAGTAGCAAGGGGTactttaaaacattatttgtggGCTCAAAAAACATTCAAAACGGATTTAAAGGTGTCACAATAGCTATGTCCAGGCATTGAGACTTGAGGGAAGTAAAATTAAAGGAGGACACTTTTTTCCCAAGTTAAGAATTTCTTTAAAACCAAGCATACTGTTCAATAGCAACATTATACTTGGTAAACAGTAATTGGCAACAAAATAAGTTTAAACGCTGTAATATTCTGCCCAAACCAGTCCCAGATATTGTTTAATAACCAAGATGCAAACTAATTTTGTTGTAACAAGCCTAGACCAATTCTATCAAACATGTCCTTGGTTAGATATCCAGTTTCATTTAACGTTTTGAAAGCTCATTTGACAGCCAGTCAAGTCCCTCATACAGGCCAGTTCCTTGTGTAGCACAAGTGGCTTGAACATACCACTGTAAAGAAAGgacaagaaaatatttaacataagaCCATGTATAACCACAgtatttaaaatgtcttcatcagaaaattattttccaattgtCCAGAGATTATTCAGTCAGCAGTTAACCATAAatgtgtaaaaaaatatatatataaaaccacaggaacaaatgaacaaatatgtTGATGTTACATCTCACAAATgagtaatttattatttaataatcccAGTAACTGTATAGATTGGGAATATTTTCATACCTCTTGAGTCTCACAAAATTCCACATGTTTAAAGCTGCTACCTACCCATTCATTAGATTTTATCAACTATCCTCTACTTAACTTGAAAAGAACATTTACGGGAAGATTGATAATAAATAAACTACCTAGCTGGTTTTTATAACTCTCTTCCCATAAATCTAATCAAAGTAGAAGAGGCAAACTTTTGAGAGTAGGGGTGGTTCTTTCAGAGGCAAGCTTTTCAGGTATTTTCACCATCTCATGTATCACCAGAagttccactttttaaaatggcaatgaaTCTTATCTCCAGTAACTGTATGAAATACCATGAAAGGTTACAAGTACCAAAAAAAGACATAGCAATTTAATTACCTTTAAGGGctagtatatttttattaattttcttgacTGACCAGTTTTattctgctttaaaataaataaagctttaaTATTGAAAGGCACTGAAAGTATGCCATGCTGCCAATTATCTGGATACCAAACACCTCAGTCAGTAATCTTCAAGTCTGGGAAAAGGCATAACTTGGATCTTGATCTTCACAGCATGGAAAACTGTTTTCATTTACAGTTTATTTCAATCAGCCTGGGGCATCCCAAACAGTCTATATAGTTACTGTCCAGGCACATTGTGTGTCTTGTTATGACAAGTTAATGCAAATTTACCATAAAGCACAAGACACACTAATAGTTCATAATATCATCTTTATATATAGAACAGTATATTGCATTTTGCCAGTATTTAAATTACCAATGTAAAAGCTATTGGAGAGCAAGTATAATGTTCCTtgtaattttaaattcaaaacttgatctaatatcacaattatagGTTCCTCCACAAGCTTTTGATGTTAACAAGCAAATAGTACAGAACAGTACTACATAAAATATGGCTGCTAAATATTGGGGTTGTGGTGAGAAAACTAAATTCTAAATTATTTGCTGCAAAActatttaaaagatataaaattgtGAGTATCTATAAGCTTTAGCTATTATAGTTCTCATATAGTACATTTTCCACATCTTTAGCAATACTAAACATTTTGAggataaagtaaataaaaatcaaatgaaatgaaaatatttaaacctTTTGGATCCTTAAAGGATATATATACTAGAAGTTAAAAAATGGAGAAGCTAACAGTGTACTTTTAAATTAGAATTGAACACAGCATTTATAAAGGTTTGAAATAAAAGGTAAAAGGGTTCCTATTTGTTAGCAAGAgcatattaatgtatttttttttaatgatatgctCATTGTCTGTTCAAAGGGGACAATTAGGTAGTAAATACTGAAACTGAAAGCTAGCTTTAACAATTATCCTACTAATGCTGAGAGTCAAGAAGTTAATATAACCCTCCAACTACTTACTGTTCTGTTACGAAGAGACTGAAGACCTAATTTGTCTGTCATTTCACTGATGGCCATAGCATTTGGCAAATCCTGTTTGTTTGCAAAAAGCAGCAACACTGCATCTTGCAATTCATCTTCCTGAagctggaaacaaaagcaaggacATTAACAACTAGCAAACTGGAAtccaattattttaataaactggGTAAAGCACTATCTTCCTAAATatatcatttattcaacattaaaCGTATTATCAAACATCAACTCAATTTTGCTACATAAAGTTCAGGTATTCTTATAACTTAAATCTCATGTCCATCAGTTTTTAAGTCCCCAGCAAACAATCATGTGCCTTCTGGTAAAGCAAGTCATCCTAACACTCCACTAAGGTAAATCATTCGTTCAGCCTTCATCATCATCCAACTGAGGGTCAGGATTTTCAAGGACAAGAAACAAATATGGGAATACTGTTTTATGGTAGGATCTCATGGTGCTCAGTAATAAGAAGCATTTAGATGATGATTCTTTTTCGGAATTTCATCCTTTTCCAGCCAGCTGGACCAGGCAACAGTGGGACAACACAATGATTAGGGTAAATTatcatgaaaaatacaataataatacataaatatactaataaatgataattaaaatacaagAGTAAGTAATACATAATAATTACTAAAAAAGGtaaataataaaagagaagaagCAGGGAGAAGTGACATACTGATACATCATGAACAAACCTTGAAAATTTatgctaaataaaaacaaaaagtaccaAAAGATAAGactacatattttatgattccatttatatgaatttcaGGGCTGGGGGTCTGGGGGAACAAATATGAATAATTCTAGGATTTCTTGCTGGGGTGATGAAAATCTTCTACAACTATATTGTAGTAATGGTTGTATAATTTtgtatactaaaaatcactgacttgtacattcttttttattgaagtatcactgatatacaatcttgtattgaCTTCAAATGTAcataacagtggttcaacaacTTCTACGTTTTAAATGACTGAagtttatggtatgtgaataaATGCACCACAGAAAAAAAAGTCAGCATTGAAATTTTTAACTCCTTCAAGAAAACACACCACCACTGACTTAGTAACACGTACACTGGCAGAATGGTTTTACAAACTGCACTCCAGTCTTAGGAGTACTGAATGACAATTAAGATTTcacttcagtaaatattttatggcTACAACATTCCTCTAGACAAAGTTCCTCTGAGCAAGATTCCTCAACAATCATCCCCAACCTTGGGACTTCTAACAAGAAGAATATATGAAACATTAATCTGGTATCTGGCAAGGCAAAAACCATCAACCAAATCTGCATTTACCATCAACCAAACTGCTATTACCTTCAGGTGGCTCTTTATGATGGTTGGTATTACAAAATGTTTCAAAGTATATTATACTGGCACAGTTTAAAGAAACCGGAACCCCAAGACCTTGAGAACAAGAGATTGTGAACCAGGATTCCTAGGTCACAGAAGTTTCAAAACCATAGATGTTATATGTATAAAGGACTGGATTAACACACACATCCTCAACAAGAAATATTCATCAAAATCACCCATGAGCTTTCTAAAAATAATCTGGGCCTTCCTCCCAACTTACTTTTGAGTAGTAGCTACTCTCctgagcatttttttaaaaagccacatagGAGATTTTTATGTGCATTCTTAAGAACCTGTGATGATAGTTCCCCAAGGTTCTTTTTAGCCCTAAAAAAGCCATTTATGTCATCTGATCAGTTAAAATGTACCAACCACTAATACCACTGTCACTTGGAGAAGCTCATTTtggaaacaataaatttaaaaaatattcttaccATTTTCTGCAGCTCTTCTGCTCCTTCTTGAATTCTTTCACGATCATTGCTATCTACCACAAAAATAAGACCCTGTggaaaaattgtttaaataaattacacagtcAAATTTAAAGGACACACTAAATATGAAACATAGGTATAGGGGGAGCAAACCACAGAAAGAGTTCAATGCTAGGAAGAAAATGTCTCCTCatttaacaaaacagaaaaaaaaaacaaaaaacagggcTCTAAGTACTGAAAACAGATTTAACACAGTTTGTGATTTTAACTTACCAATGTtgtttccaaaacaaaacaaaaatcaccagcataatattgtgtatcaactatacttcagtttaaaaaatcaaaaaaatcttaaaacaaacaaaaatcttacTCTTAACCAAATAACCACTTTTCTCAACTACTCAAAGAAGATAATTTATCCCTTCCCCCTTCTTATTAAGTGCAGCAGTAAGTAACAAAATGGCCCCAAGatagggacaaaaaaaaagaaaagtataaaccAAAGATCCTAAAGATTCATGAATTTACTGACTGAAATAGTCTGTCAGTCAAAAAGCATGcacaaagtgttttttaaaaaaagaggaagaagggcaAAGGGCACACCACTGTAGTTGTTATAGGCATTATCAGAAACAGGTACCCTTGCTCCCGAATGTTGCCTATCAACTCCAGAACTAGGGAAGTCCTAAGCACAGTATCAAGAAAAATTCAAGGCTAGCTATATCAAATgagaaattcttaataaaaagaTAGTAACCATTCTTAAAGATATTCAGAAATATTAGACTCCTATACTATAAAAGAAATGGAATTAGGAAGCAATTAGTTGAATCGAAACTTTTCTAAAACCTTTTAAATGGgga
The DNA window shown above is from Manis javanica isolate MJ-LG chromosome 3, MJ_LKY, whole genome shotgun sequence and carries:
- the ARF4 gene encoding ADP-ribosylation factor 4 isoform X1; amino-acid sequence: MGLTISSLFSRLFGKKQMRILMVGLDAAGKTTILYKLKLGEIVTTIPTIGFNVETVEYKNICFTVWDVGGQDKIRPLWRHYFQNTQGLIFVVDSNDRERIQEGAEELQKMLQEDELQDAVLLLFANKQDLPNAMAISEMTDKLGLQSLRNRTWYVQATCATQGTGLYEGLDWLSNELSKR